One part of the Sorangiineae bacterium MSr11954 genome encodes these proteins:
- a CDS encoding tetratricopeptide repeat protein, which produces MGLSASGSASAGDAGVGFNANAASGTADAGALRGLLPTGDGGSNVPTFAPPVTRKTTPPPPPPTPAQVQALDQLKVEADAYEQGAREYRDTVTTIIKLHYETKKRTILAGLDREIATEKEELRKARDTAILRLEEFIAKYSGPRAVPDATPDAMYRLAALYEERARSDEAKDDLSVGLKPAIGLYKRVIVEFPKYRELAGIYYFLGHAYNDSGRTEEAQQVWRSLVCHNKYAYPTPPDPKNPDADTIVQLPQDNTEEYWRGWRARHPNPQSAKRGGGENRYIDPYPAACEPIVQPSLRPGEEPKYVGEVWWQIGNWEFDNLDVRGGVVREEIAAVWDYNRAASAYQHSLQFKKPPLYGVALYKYAWTLFKQQRYEAATREFVHLLLYTDEQQKLTGDPGADFRSEAYTYIAGSLTNLDFKGPEPEEPFIQRPDIVDSEPKPEVAEAKLHIAIDRVRDPQLIPQDKPWTIEIYKALAQEYRSLNQFNNAIEVYESILKKWPMDPTAPDVQNAIAETYDQMNMTKRPNTPEHDAISAKALEARTKLANYIGNTPWVDANKENPAAIQNAERLVKGGLRQAAAQHTNNGKQLLVNASATGDPKEQLELLARAQAEYKLAALGWYGFIKQDENAPDAYESRYWLADARHKELRIAVLLHRLQPQKSPEPSQEQIEGAKIAAIDVRDSNEDDKYLANAAFFVVEESDVNRDLDYQRFEESKGSIGVQKREAVRFDNDGPDKKVMRDPVPPSVLASIQARDEYVQRVPPSLDVEKRSLEYQFYAADMFFVYGQFDQARPRFESMYRLECGKTEFGYKAWEKLISMSNMERDAERSRQLAEAEKAHSCAVTEENKAARDFIVNPTLQEAAFVDARRKFKQAKDAPPGPEKQKLWREAAGMYEAALAAAPGRDEAPEAAMNAAYAYKQVGEFNKAIDLYNKFIAEYGSEARLDALQKGDPKAKVAPNPKQYQERLQYLGTAYDELGTTYYGFFNYQKAAETYDKVAANPRFEEKKRKEAAKNAMILYANMGQRDKMRAEYNIFVKLNPTAEEKANADFLVADYDHKQWNPTGPDTGQNRQTRIAAQSALAAFYNANKGKRDSSRYALQAAYFNAKMQKTADDKSYRTWFKNTIAAWETFRAAGFATKDGKPEATSPPFADYAAEAEFTLAEDEIKQQYDTDRHKYTGATEDVIGSVDPKTGRVIKTGKYQGNAKAAEKYDEQLQHIVSTYPSLEWVPAAQARQGALYDTLRSGLYNATTPPIKLFTPQQETMLKKLEASNRDDLIEKADEIRSTVKEGWRSKRDKELAAADEVMVRRYASAVALARQYNVRNPAVTHAIARLAYFTDILGDAKMREYVTKTKDPNDPSKTRNLDYRDGQYVQSRPGLTTVPPPSGAASPLPVAP; this is translated from the coding sequence GTGGGCCTCTCCGCGAGCGGCTCGGCCTCCGCGGGCGACGCAGGCGTCGGGTTCAACGCCAACGCGGCCAGCGGCACCGCGGACGCGGGCGCGCTTCGCGGACTGCTCCCGACGGGCGATGGCGGCTCCAACGTTCCCACGTTCGCACCCCCGGTGACGCGCAAGACCACGCCGCCGCCTCCGCCGCCCACTCCGGCGCAGGTGCAGGCGCTCGACCAGCTCAAGGTGGAGGCTGACGCCTACGAGCAGGGCGCGCGCGAGTACCGCGACACCGTCACCACCATCATCAAGCTCCACTACGAGACGAAGAAGCGCACCATCCTGGCCGGCCTCGATCGCGAGATCGCCACCGAGAAAGAAGAGCTCCGCAAGGCGCGCGACACCGCCATCCTCCGCCTCGAGGAGTTCATCGCCAAGTACTCGGGCCCGCGCGCCGTGCCCGACGCCACCCCCGACGCGATGTACCGCCTGGCCGCCCTCTACGAAGAGCGCGCCCGCTCGGACGAGGCCAAGGACGATCTGTCCGTGGGGCTGAAGCCGGCCATCGGCTTGTACAAGCGGGTCATCGTGGAGTTCCCGAAGTACCGGGAGCTGGCCGGCATCTACTACTTCCTCGGCCACGCCTACAACGACTCGGGGCGCACCGAGGAGGCGCAGCAAGTGTGGCGCTCCTTGGTCTGCCACAACAAATACGCCTACCCGACCCCGCCGGATCCGAAGAACCCGGACGCGGACACCATCGTGCAGCTCCCCCAGGACAACACCGAGGAGTACTGGCGAGGCTGGCGCGCGCGCCACCCGAACCCCCAGAGCGCCAAGCGCGGCGGGGGCGAAAACCGCTACATCGATCCGTACCCGGCCGCCTGCGAGCCCATCGTGCAGCCCTCGCTCCGCCCGGGCGAGGAGCCCAAGTACGTGGGCGAGGTGTGGTGGCAAATTGGAAACTGGGAGTTCGACAACCTCGACGTGCGCGGCGGCGTGGTGCGCGAAGAGATCGCGGCGGTGTGGGACTACAACCGCGCGGCCAGCGCCTACCAGCACTCGCTCCAGTTCAAGAAGCCGCCCCTGTATGGCGTCGCGCTCTACAAGTACGCGTGGACCCTCTTCAAGCAGCAGCGCTACGAGGCGGCCACCCGCGAGTTCGTGCACCTTCTGCTCTACACCGACGAGCAGCAAAAGCTCACCGGCGATCCCGGCGCGGACTTCCGCAGCGAGGCCTACACGTACATCGCAGGCTCGCTCACCAACCTCGATTTCAAGGGTCCGGAGCCGGAGGAGCCGTTCATCCAGCGCCCCGACATCGTCGATAGCGAGCCGAAGCCCGAGGTGGCGGAGGCCAAGCTCCACATCGCCATCGACCGCGTGCGCGATCCGCAGCTGATCCCCCAGGACAAGCCGTGGACCATCGAGATCTACAAGGCGCTGGCGCAGGAGTACCGCAGCCTCAATCAGTTCAACAACGCCATCGAGGTGTACGAGTCCATCCTGAAGAAGTGGCCGATGGACCCCACGGCGCCGGACGTGCAGAACGCCATCGCCGAGACGTACGACCAGATGAACATGACCAAGCGCCCCAACACGCCCGAGCACGACGCGATCTCGGCGAAGGCGCTGGAGGCGCGCACCAAGCTCGCCAACTACATCGGCAACACCCCCTGGGTCGACGCCAACAAGGAGAACCCGGCGGCGATTCAAAACGCCGAGCGCCTGGTGAAGGGCGGCCTGCGGCAGGCGGCGGCGCAGCACACCAACAACGGCAAGCAGCTGCTCGTCAACGCCAGCGCCACCGGCGATCCCAAGGAGCAGCTCGAGCTCCTGGCGCGCGCGCAGGCGGAGTACAAGCTGGCCGCCCTCGGCTGGTACGGCTTCATCAAGCAGGACGAGAACGCGCCCGACGCCTACGAGAGCCGCTACTGGCTGGCCGACGCGCGCCACAAGGAGCTGCGCATCGCGGTGCTCTTGCACCGGCTGCAGCCGCAGAAATCTCCGGAGCCCTCGCAGGAGCAAATCGAGGGCGCGAAGATCGCGGCCATCGACGTGCGCGACTCGAACGAAGACGACAAGTACCTCGCCAACGCCGCGTTCTTCGTGGTGGAGGAGAGCGACGTCAACCGCGACCTCGACTACCAGCGCTTCGAGGAGTCCAAGGGCTCCATCGGCGTGCAGAAGCGCGAGGCCGTGCGCTTCGACAACGACGGTCCGGACAAGAAGGTGATGCGCGATCCGGTGCCGCCGAGCGTGCTCGCGAGCATCCAGGCGCGCGACGAGTACGTGCAGCGCGTGCCGCCCTCGCTCGACGTGGAGAAGCGCTCGCTCGAGTACCAGTTCTACGCCGCCGACATGTTCTTCGTGTACGGCCAGTTCGACCAGGCGCGCCCGCGCTTCGAGTCGATGTACCGGCTGGAGTGCGGCAAGACGGAGTTCGGCTACAAGGCGTGGGAGAAGCTCATCTCCATGAGCAACATGGAGCGCGACGCCGAGCGCTCCCGCCAGCTGGCCGAGGCCGAAAAGGCCCACTCCTGCGCGGTGACCGAGGAGAACAAGGCCGCGCGCGACTTCATCGTCAACCCGACCTTGCAAGAGGCCGCCTTCGTCGACGCGCGGCGCAAGTTCAAGCAAGCGAAGGACGCGCCGCCCGGCCCGGAGAAGCAAAAGCTCTGGCGCGAGGCGGCCGGCATGTACGAGGCGGCGCTGGCCGCGGCGCCCGGTCGCGACGAGGCCCCCGAGGCCGCGATGAACGCCGCCTACGCGTACAAGCAGGTGGGTGAGTTCAACAAGGCCATCGACCTGTACAACAAGTTCATCGCCGAGTACGGGAGCGAGGCGCGCCTGGATGCCCTGCAGAAGGGCGATCCCAAGGCCAAGGTCGCCCCGAACCCCAAGCAGTACCAGGAGCGCCTGCAGTACCTGGGCACCGCCTACGACGAGCTCGGGACCACGTACTACGGCTTCTTCAACTACCAGAAGGCGGCGGAGACCTACGACAAGGTCGCGGCGAACCCCCGCTTCGAGGAGAAGAAGCGCAAAGAGGCCGCGAAGAACGCGATGATCCTCTACGCGAACATGGGCCAGCGCGACAAGATGCGTGCAGAGTACAATATCTTCGTCAAGCTGAATCCGACCGCGGAGGAGAAGGCCAACGCGGACTTCCTGGTGGCCGACTACGACCACAAGCAGTGGAACCCCACGGGCCCCGACACGGGCCAGAACCGCCAGACCCGCATCGCCGCGCAGTCCGCGCTGGCCGCGTTCTACAACGCCAACAAGGGCAAGCGGGACTCCTCGCGCTACGCGCTGCAGGCGGCGTACTTCAACGCCAAGATGCAGAAGACGGCGGACGACAAGAGCTACCGCACCTGGTTCAAGAACACGATCGCGGCGTGGGAGACGTTCCGCGCGGCCGGGTTCGCGACCAAGGACGGCAAGCCCGAGGCCACCTCGCCGCCCTTCGCGGACTACGCGGCGGAGGCCGAGTTCACCTTGGCCGAGGACGAGATCAAGCAGCAGTACGACACCGATCGCCACAAGTACACGGGCGCGACGGAGGACGTGATCGGCTCCGTGGATCCCAAGACGGGCCGGGTCATCAAGACCGGTAAGTACCAGGGGAACGCCAAGGCGGCCGAGAAGTACGACGAGCAGCTGCAGCACATCGTCAGCACCTATCCGTCGCTCGAGTGGGTGCCCGCCGCGCAGGCGCGCCAAGGAGCCCTCTACGACACGCTCCGCAGCGGCCTTTACAACGCGACCACCCCGCCGATCAAGCTCTTCACCCCGCAGCAAGAGACGATGCTGAAGAAGCTCGAGGCGAGCAACCGCGACGATCTCATCGAAAAGGCGGACGAGATTCGCTCCACCGTCAAAGAAGGCTGGCGCAGCAAGCGTGACAAGGAGCTCGCGGCGGCCGACGAGGTGATGGTGCGCCGCTATGCCTCCGCCGTGGCGCTGGCGCGCCAGTACAACGTACGCAACCCCGCGGTGACGCACGCCATCGCGCGGCTCGCGTACTTCACCGACATTCTCGGCGATGCGAAGATGCGTGAATACGTGACCAAGACCAAAGATCCGAACGACCCCTCGAAGACGCGCAACCTCGACTACCGCGACGGTCAGTACGTGCAGTCGCGGCCGGGCCTCACCACGGTGCCGCCGCCCTCGGGCGCCGCCTCGCCCCTGCCGGTGGCGCCATGA
- a CDS encoding tetratricopeptide repeat protein: protein MAAGSEENARTAQAEIQQADREVPSVNASVLNARTQLLSAEQRLANGEILYRMKDYDRASVVLGEIIEGYPNTPSYPDAMWLRGETYYASQQYLSARRDYRQLVDRGGEPRFQPYFGKALARLVDVSVRLGDVASLDSVYQRLQQVPPAQVDAGIQYARGKASYFRKDYTTSAQHFGAVAAGTPYTHQARYFAGLVAIKQARPNPASAASGSSGQAIGKPIPVEGTSTTGGPEPRPTPLNYKPAIEAFRQVTVLPADTPEHQHVIDLAWMAIGRLFYEMDQFNQASEAYSRVGRESPEFDTMLYELAWVYVRLGDVQRAERALEVLSIADPDSSYAGDGTLLRADLLLRAGAFDKALQLYLGVREQYDPMRVKVENFLESTKDPAVYYEKLSQQQLDVLDVNEQLPPIAIRWAREAEDGPAAFRVIDDINQCKKLIAESERLIDKLITVSGSANRVRAFPELLAGEQRALGLINKVARARVRLARGLDDEEPGDLSGEIGSIRSQRRQLMGVVEQTPVTQQDFDDRDYDGSRQWNTVSQELSRRVKEVDYLHAVVNGLRRMIKEDAQRGVARDPASVQRIQAELDDNERTLKLYQDQATELRRQIEIGRAQVGLGDARYQNDAQARQQFRELVEREVQLASSGQAGSNAQAYAQRISPILSQARSTEERVTAAFNQLEAQVAQRVAELRGKIDAEGQKIAGYKVQLQALDGDAHDLVGHVAQRNFTLVRDKIRNIVLRADVGITEQAWEVREEELERVRNLQHERAREEQLLDEELREVLDDAGEAAPAPATSPK from the coding sequence ATGGCGGCAGGCTCCGAGGAGAACGCGCGCACCGCCCAAGCCGAGATCCAGCAGGCCGACCGCGAGGTCCCATCGGTCAACGCGTCGGTGCTCAACGCACGCACACAGCTCCTGTCGGCGGAGCAGCGCCTCGCCAACGGTGAAATCCTCTACCGCATGAAGGACTACGACCGCGCGTCGGTGGTCCTGGGCGAGATCATCGAGGGCTACCCGAACACACCGAGCTACCCGGACGCCATGTGGCTCCGGGGTGAAACGTACTACGCCTCGCAGCAGTACCTCTCCGCCCGGCGCGACTACCGCCAGCTGGTCGATCGCGGCGGCGAGCCGCGCTTTCAGCCTTACTTCGGCAAGGCCCTGGCGCGCCTGGTCGATGTGTCGGTGCGTCTGGGCGACGTGGCCTCGCTCGACTCGGTCTACCAGCGCCTCCAGCAGGTGCCGCCCGCCCAAGTCGACGCGGGCATCCAGTACGCGCGCGGCAAGGCCTCGTACTTTCGCAAGGACTACACGACCTCCGCCCAGCACTTCGGCGCCGTTGCCGCGGGCACACCCTACACGCACCAAGCCCGGTACTTCGCGGGCCTGGTCGCCATCAAACAGGCGCGCCCGAACCCCGCGTCCGCGGCATCCGGTAGCTCGGGACAGGCCATCGGCAAGCCCATTCCCGTCGAGGGCACCAGCACCACAGGCGGCCCGGAGCCGCGTCCCACCCCGCTGAACTACAAGCCGGCCATCGAGGCCTTCCGCCAAGTCACCGTGCTCCCGGCCGACACGCCCGAGCACCAGCACGTCATCGATCTGGCGTGGATGGCCATCGGCCGCCTCTTTTACGAGATGGACCAGTTCAACCAGGCGAGCGAGGCCTACTCGCGCGTGGGACGTGAGTCCCCCGAGTTCGACACGATGCTCTACGAGCTCGCGTGGGTCTACGTGCGCCTGGGCGACGTGCAGCGCGCCGAGCGCGCCCTCGAGGTGCTCTCCATCGCCGATCCCGACTCCAGCTACGCGGGCGACGGCACCCTGTTGCGCGCCGATCTTCTGCTCCGCGCGGGCGCCTTCGACAAGGCGCTGCAGCTCTATCTCGGCGTGCGCGAGCAGTACGATCCGATGCGGGTGAAGGTGGAGAACTTCCTCGAGTCGACCAAGGATCCCGCGGTCTACTACGAGAAGCTCTCGCAGCAGCAGCTCGACGTCCTCGACGTGAACGAGCAGCTGCCGCCCATCGCCATCCGCTGGGCGCGCGAGGCGGAGGACGGCCCCGCGGCCTTCCGCGTCATCGACGACATCAACCAGTGCAAGAAGCTGATCGCCGAGTCCGAGCGGCTCATCGACAAGCTCATCACGGTCAGCGGCTCGGCCAACCGGGTGCGCGCCTTTCCGGAGCTCCTCGCGGGCGAGCAGCGCGCCCTGGGCTTGATCAACAAGGTGGCGCGCGCGCGCGTTCGCCTGGCCCGCGGCCTCGATGACGAAGAGCCGGGGGATCTCTCGGGCGAAATCGGCTCGATCCGCTCGCAGCGGCGGCAGCTGATGGGCGTCGTCGAGCAAACGCCGGTCACCCAGCAAGACTTCGACGATCGCGACTACGACGGCTCCCGGCAGTGGAACACCGTGTCGCAGGAGCTCTCGCGCCGGGTCAAAGAGGTCGACTACCTGCACGCGGTGGTCAACGGCCTTCGCCGCATGATCAAAGAGGACGCCCAGCGCGGCGTCGCCCGCGATCCCGCGAGCGTCCAGCGCATTCAAGCGGAGCTCGACGACAACGAGCGCACCTTGAAGCTCTACCAGGACCAGGCGACCGAGCTCCGGCGCCAGATCGAGATCGGCCGCGCGCAGGTCGGCTTGGGCGACGCGCGCTACCAAAACGACGCGCAGGCCCGGCAGCAGTTCCGTGAACTCGTGGAGCGCGAGGTGCAACTGGCATCGAGTGGCCAAGCGGGTTCGAATGCGCAAGCGTATGCCCAGCGCATCTCCCCCATCTTGTCGCAAGCGCGTTCGACCGAAGAACGCGTCACCGCCGCGTTCAACCAGCTCGAGGCCCAGGTGGCGCAGCGGGTCGCGGAGCTTCGCGGCAAGATCGACGCGGAAGGGCAGAAGATCGCCGGCTACAAAGTGCAGCTCCAAGCCCTCGACGGCGATGCGCACGATCTGGTCGGCCATGTGGCCCAGCGAAATTTTACGTTGGTACGGGACAAGATCCGGAACATCGTTCTTCGCGCGGACGTCGGCATCACCGAACAAGCGTGGGAGGTACGCGAGGAAGAGCTCGAGCGCGTACGCAACCTGCAGCACGAGCGCGCCCGCGAGGAGCAACTCCTCGACGAAGAGCTGCGCGAAGTGCTCGACGACGCCGGCGAAGCGGCCCCCGCTCCCGCCACGTCCCCCAAATGA